One Scophthalmus maximus strain ysfricsl-2021 chromosome 1, ASM2237912v1, whole genome shotgun sequence genomic region harbors:
- the filip1l gene encoding filamin A-interacting protein 1-like isoform X2: MVVDEQQRVTEQLKQQTVKVQELSASASQAQEELSSANARLQEEEQKVFRLESELRDQACRYHLEQETMTAKLTSEDAQSRQLRQKLSTLSRQLDELEETNKTLRRAEEELLELRDKISRGECGNSSLMSELEELRKRVLEMEGKDEELIRMEDHCRDLNKKLEKEANQSRSLKAEVDKLNHRIMDLEKLEDAFSRSKQECSSLKSNLEKERTMSKVLTSELEVLKVRVKELEAAETQLGKAELTLKEDLTKLKTLTVMLVDDRKAMAEKLKQMENKVQNSTGKLQAEQDKVTSVTEKLIEESKKALRSKAELEEKMCSATKERDDLKAKLRGEEEKSKDLESKINMMKKRLQALENVEREHLRNKAKEEHIKTPIAYRFQQEDNKVKDLTQEVERLRRKLKDMKVVEGDLLKTEEFESLEKRFANEQEKAKVLMEELDISRKELSKYQLAEKKECNQEHVLYKRLKEEEAKSSHLTREVAALKEKIHEYMGTEDSICRMKTDHSTLQRKLTQQEVRNKELGREMETLTRELERYRRFSKSLRPGMNGRRFSDLHVSTKEVQTEPLDLMSPNCKTVAPLERAVVNGKLYDESEPEDNAYYSNELQLSKCSPSLMNNVNNLNNNMRRARVPFLKNKDTPHAVNGKMQPRQNGNHVQPGDVVLTHSPGQPLHIKVTPDHGHNTAMLEITSPTTENAQSFTSTAVIPTSGGPPKQRITIIQNASISPTAKSISPTTKSKGSPLSDELCSPDRALSPFTMATYSRAMTPDSCGSVTPDRPMSPIQIVSVTTGTPDRSLSTEPVEVVGGHAVFRVTPERQSSWQVQRSNSSGPNVITTEDNKIHIHLGGPFIQSISTPPQTPSPCHTPGLQEQRTQVLANCSTSTAKGNSKITSSIMIKPTSTPIQRPSQITIPADALRRPGPTRIPKPKSFSSQKGTNSPALQNKSQLPHAHMTAGKEQHTHVAAAHNNNNNNNNPNLNRRLSHQ, translated from the exons ATGGTTGTGGATGAACAGCAGCGTGTCACTGAGCAGCTGAAACAACAAACAGTCAAGGTCCAAGAACTGAGTGCCAGTGCTTCACAAGcccaggaggagctgagctCAGCTAATGCCCGTctgcaggaagaggagcaaAAGGTCTTTCGCTTGGAGTCTGAGCTGCGTGACCAGGCTTGTCGATACCATCTGGAACAAGAGACCATGACTGCCAAATTGACCAGCGAGGATGCCCAAAGCAGGCAGCTGCGCCAGAAACTGTCAACTCTCAGCAGGCAGCTTGATGAGCTGGAGGAGACCAACAAGACCCTGCGCAGAGCCGAGGAAGAGCTGCTGGAGCTCAGGGACAAAATTAGCCGTGGTGAGTGTGGAAACTCCAGCCTCATGTCTGAGCTTGAAGAGTTACGTAAAAGAGTACTTGAAATGGAGGGAAAGGACGAAGAGTTGATCAGAATGGAGGACCACTGCAGGGACCTCAACAAGAAACTGGAGAAAGAGGCCAATCAAAGCCGAAGTCTGAAGGCTGAAGTCGATAAGCTGAACCACAGAATTATGGACTTGGAAAAATTAGAGGATGCATTCAGCAGGAGCAAACAAGAATGCAGCTCACTCAAAAGTAacctggagaaggagaggacaaTGTCAAAGGTTCTGACCAGTGAGCTGGAAGTTTTGAAAGTCAGGGTCAAAGAACTGGAGGCAGCAGAAACCCAACTTGGAAAGGCAGAGCTGACACTGAAGGAAGATCTAACCAAGTTAAAGACTCTGACAGTCATGCTGGTGGATGACAGGAAGGCAATGGCAGAGAAGCTAAAGCAAATGGAGAACAAGGTCCAGAACAGCACCGGCAAACTTCAGGCTGAGCAGGACAAAGTTACATCCGTAACAGAGAAGCTAATTGAGGAGAGTAAGAAAGCACTAAGGTCAAAggctgagctggaggagaaaatgtgCAGCGCGACAAAGGAAAGGGATGACTTGAAGGCCAAGTTGAGGggtgaagaggaaaagagcaaGGATTTGGAGTCAAAGATCAATATGATGAAGAAAAGGCTGCAAGCCCTAGAGAACGTAGAAAGGGAACACCTGAGGAACAAAGCTAAAGAGGAGCACATTAAAACACCTATTGCTTACCGCTTCCAACAGGAGGACAACAAAGTGAAGGATTTGACACAGGAGGTTGAACGCCTCCGACGCAAATTAAAGGACATGAAGGTGGTAGAAggtgatttattaaaaacagaagagTTCGAATCACTGGAGAAAAGATTCGCCAATGAACAAGAGAAAGCTAAAGTCTTGATGGAAGAGCTGGACATATCCAGAAAAGAACTTTCAAAGTATCAGCTGGCTGAAAAGAAAGAGTGCAACCAAGAGCATGTTCTTTATAAACgcttgaaggaggaggaggcaaagtCAAGTCACTTGACCCGAGAGGTAGCAGCCCTGAAAGAGAAAATTCATGAATACATGGGAACAGAGGACTCCATTTGCCGCATGAAAACTGATCACTCTACTCTGCAAAGAAAACTAACCCAGCAGGAGGTCAGAAACAAAGAACTGGGCCGAGAAATGGAGACACTCACCCGAGAGCTTGAAAGATACAGACGATTTAGCAAAAGTCTTCGCCCCGGCATGAATGGAAGACGCTTTTCAGACCTTCATGTTTCCACCAAGGAAGTTCAGACGGAGCCACTTGACCTCATGTCTCCCAACTGCAAGACGGTGGCGCCACTGGAACGCGCTGTGGTGAACGGCAAGCTGTATGACGAGAGTGAACCTGAAGACAATGCCTATTACAGTAACGAACTTCAGCTCTCCAAGTGCAGCCCCTCACTTATGAATAATGTCAATaacctcaacaacaacatgagaaGAGCACGAGTCCCGTTcctcaaaaacaaagacacccCCCATGCAGTGAACGGCAAAATGCAACCGCGGCAGAATGGCAATCATGTCCAGCCCGGTGATGTGGTGTTGACCCACAGTCCGGGGCAGCCCCTGCACATTAAAGTGACTCCTGACCACGGACACAACACAGCAATGCTAGAGATCACCAGCCCAACTACAGAAAACGCCCAGTCATTCACCAGCACTGCCGTCATACCCACAAGTGGAGGTCCACCCAAACAGAGAATTACAATTATCCAGAATGCCTCCATATCCCCCACTGCAAAATCAATTTCCCCAACAACAAAATCTAAGGGTTCCCCTTTGTCCGATGAGCTGTGTTCACCAGATCGGGCCCTTTCCCCTTTCACTATGGCCACATACTCCAGAGCAATGACCCCAGACTCTTGTGGCTCTGTAACACCAGACAGACCCATGTCACCCATACAAATTGTGTCGGTCACAACCGGCACACCGGACCGCTCTCTCTCCACGGAGCCAGTGGAAGTTGTTGGAGGGCACGCCGTCTTCCGCGTGACCCCGGAAAGGCAGAGCAGCTGGCAGGTGCAGAGGTCCAACAGCTCGGGACCAAACGTCATCACCACAGAAGACAACAAAATCCACATTCACTTAGGCGGCCCCTTCATTCAGAGCATCAGCACCCCGCCACAAACGCCGAGTCCCTGCCACACGCCTGGACTTCAAGAGCAACGGACTCAGGTGCTTGCAAATTGCAGCACTTCCACTGCCAAAGGCAACAGCAAAATCACAAGTAGCATCATGATTAAGCCCACCTCCACCCCAATCCAAAGGCCATCACAAATTACA ATACCTGCAGACGCATTACGACGCCCAGGACCTACACGAATCCCCAAACCGAAGAGCTTCAGCTCCCAGAAAGGGACAAACAGCCCTGCACTGCAGAACAAGAGTCAGCTGCCACACGCTCATATGACCGCTGGGAAAGAGCAGCACACACACGTGGCTGccgcacacaacaacaacaacaacaacaacaaccccaatcTGAACCGCAGACTGTCACATCAGTGA